A stretch of the Flavobacterium aquiphilum genome encodes the following:
- a CDS encoding PspC domain-containing protein produces MRAILKLKFFFEKYGFHVSSRLADKLGMRVTNVRLFFIYISFVTAGLGFGVYLTLAFWIRLKDLIRAKRTSVFDL; encoded by the coding sequence ATGCGAGCAATTTTAAAACTGAAATTCTTTTTTGAAAAATATGGTTTCCATGTTTCTTCCCGATTGGCAGATAAATTAGGAATGCGTGTGACCAATGTTCGTTTGTTTTTTATATACATATCATTTGTTACTGCAGGTTTGGGATTCGGGGTTTATCTTACGCTGGCATTTTGGATTCGGCTAAAAGATTTAATTCGGGCGAAAAGGACTTCCGTTTTTGATTTGTAG
- a CDS encoding DUF2851 family protein, translated as MKEDFLHYLWKFKKFDTLNLKTCNQEEIIIGNVGQFLELAGPDFFNAQITIGNQKWAGNVEIHIKSSDWYLHHHEKDSNYENVILHVVWEHDSEIYRNNNSEIPVLELKNYVSKETLDNYKKLLTPKSWIFCEKQLKGIPQFELTNWQERLFFERLERKSKPILELLQSTNNDWEAVLFCLLAKNFGLNTNGEIFFKIAQAIPFSVIRKECFEVENLEALLFGSAGLLDAEKEDSCFKDLKFRYFYLLHKHQIEKSRVEPVQFFKHRPDNFPTIRLSQLANLYHSQQNLFSKITDLNSVEVAYEIFRISVTPYWETHYQFDKESPKKTKKLTKSFIDLIVLNTIIPLQFAYAKSQGKEVSEDIIAVLNEVEPEKNSIIEKFSSFGIKAKNAFESQSLLQLKNEYCNKNKCLDCAIGMELLRNN; from the coding sequence ATGAAAGAAGATTTTCTCCATTACCTTTGGAAATTCAAAAAGTTTGACACTTTAAATTTAAAAACTTGTAACCAAGAGGAAATTATAATCGGTAATGTGGGGCAGTTTCTGGAATTGGCTGGTCCTGATTTTTTCAATGCACAAATAACTATTGGTAATCAAAAATGGGCAGGAAATGTTGAAATTCATATTAAATCATCCGATTGGTATTTGCATCATCATGAAAAAGATTCAAATTATGAAAATGTAATTTTGCACGTGGTTTGGGAACATGATTCGGAAATTTACAGAAATAATAATTCTGAAATTCCGGTTCTTGAACTTAAGAATTATGTTAGTAAGGAAACTTTAGATAATTATAAAAAGCTGCTGACGCCCAAATCTTGGATCTTTTGCGAAAAGCAATTAAAGGGAATCCCTCAATTTGAATTAACGAATTGGCAGGAGCGCTTGTTTTTTGAACGCTTGGAACGAAAATCAAAACCTATTTTGGAATTGTTACAGTCAACTAACAATGATTGGGAAGCTGTTTTATTTTGTCTTTTGGCAAAGAATTTTGGATTAAATACTAATGGCGAAATTTTTTTTAAGATTGCTCAGGCTATTCCTTTTTCAGTTATTCGAAAAGAATGTTTTGAAGTCGAAAATCTGGAAGCATTATTGTTTGGATCTGCCGGATTGCTGGATGCTGAGAAAGAAGATAGCTGTTTCAAAGATTTAAAATTCAGGTATTTTTATTTGCTTCATAAACACCAAATTGAAAAGAGTCGCGTCGAACCCGTTCAGTTTTTTAAACACCGTCCTGATAATTTTCCAACAATTAGACTTTCACAATTAGCAAATTTGTATCACAGTCAGCAAAATCTGTTTTCCAAAATAACCGATTTGAATTCTGTCGAAGTTGCTTATGAAATTTTTCGTATTTCGGTAACTCCTTACTGGGAAACGCATTATCAATTTGATAAAGAAAGTCCTAAGAAGACAAAAAAATTAACCAAATCCTTTATAGATTTGATAGTTTTGAATACAATTATTCCGCTTCAATTTGCTTATGCTAAAAGTCAGGGAAAAGAAGTTTCAGAAGATATAATTGCTGTTTTGAATGAAGTTGAACCTGAAAAGAATTCCATTATTGAAAAATTCAGCTCTTTCGGAATAAAAGCTAAAAATGCATTTGAAAGTCAATCACTACTGCAACTTAAAAATGAATATTGTAATAAGAATAAATGTTTGGATTGTGCTATTGGAATGGAATTGCTTAGAAATAATTAG
- a CDS encoding 3'-5' exonuclease produces the protein MTFTAIDFETATGYHPCSVGIVTVENGVIVDEFVTLIKPPNNEYNPYTIRVHGIYPSDTLNAKTFLEVFPEIQKRLQNRVVVAHNESFDRNVLSKSMDLYGLKYEDLNIGSRWECTVKIYKSKGLKPTTLSDCCRAMKIQLNHHEALSDARACAKLYLLK, from the coding sequence TTGACCTTCACTGCAATAGATTTTGAAACCGCAACCGGATACCATCCTTGTTCCGTTGGTATTGTTACTGTAGAAAATGGTGTTATTGTTGATGAGTTCGTGACTTTAATCAAACCGCCCAATAATGAATATAATCCTTATACGATAAGAGTTCACGGAATTTATCCGAGTGATACGTTAAACGCAAAGACATTTTTGGAAGTGTTTCCTGAAATTCAGAAAAGACTTCAAAATAGAGTCGTTGTGGCTCATAATGAGAGTTTCGATCGTAATGTTTTGTCAAAGTCAATGGATCTTTACGGTTTGAAGTACGAGGATTTAAATATTGGTTCCCGTTGGGAATGTACAGTCAAAATTTATAAGTCCAAAGGATTGAAACCTACTACTCTGAGTGATTGCTGTAGAGCAATGAAAATTCAGCTGAATCATCACGAGGCGCTTTCGGATGCACGTGCTTGTGCTAAATTATATTTGTTGAAATAA